From one Prochlorococcus marinus str. MIT 0912 genomic stretch:
- a CDS encoding NAD(P)/FAD-dependent oxidoreductase has translation MNPQKSEKKQTEISIIGSGIAGITTAFHLGEKGYKVNLIDPNVNSKINNLSPNNGSQASLGVLMGNIYKRSKGRAFLLRNKSMKLWKEWLTQIKDSESAFIFEKPLIKLASSEKEYESMIALSNNEKKYGIELLDKNTLDFWNYIFETKLIGGLISHEDGRLNPIKLMKSLMKSLDQIKINKIDKNVIRISKNGNLHNKKWNIDLDNNESIDQDYIVICSAINTKKLLKPLGHEILLEPILGQVVELELKKGIPNWKEWPGVLNYQSINFIHHNPNHMIIGATIEKGAQASFMEKKEMLNLKNTAPKWMTNARVCHEWSGIRAKPINEPAPLLKQLEPGLLINTGHYRNGVLLAPACAEWVGLTINGQ, from the coding sequence ATGAATCCCCAAAAATCAGAAAAAAAGCAAACAGAAATCTCAATTATTGGAAGTGGTATAGCAGGAATTACAACTGCCTTTCACCTAGGTGAAAAAGGCTACAAAGTAAATTTAATCGACCCAAATGTAAACTCAAAAATAAATAACTTAAGTCCAAACAATGGATCACAAGCGAGTTTGGGTGTTCTTATGGGAAATATTTACAAAAGATCAAAAGGAAGGGCTTTTCTCCTAAGAAATAAAAGCATGAAATTATGGAAAGAATGGCTTACTCAAATAAAGGATTCTGAATCAGCTTTTATATTTGAAAAACCATTAATTAAATTAGCAAGTTCTGAAAAAGAATATGAATCTATGATTGCATTAAGTAATAATGAAAAAAAATATGGAATTGAACTGTTAGATAAAAATACTTTAGATTTTTGGAATTATATATTTGAGACAAAATTAATCGGGGGATTAATATCTCATGAGGATGGTCGATTAAATCCCATAAAATTAATGAAGTCATTAATGAAAAGTCTTGACCAAATCAAGATAAATAAAATCGACAAAAATGTTATTAGAATAAGTAAAAATGGTAATTTACACAATAAAAAATGGAATATAGATTTAGATAATAATGAATCTATTGATCAAGATTATATCGTCATTTGTTCTGCAATAAATACTAAAAAATTATTAAAACCATTAGGCCATGAAATACTCTTAGAGCCAATCTTAGGACAAGTTGTTGAATTAGAATTAAAAAAAGGAATTCCAAATTGGAAAGAATGGCCCGGTGTATTAAATTATCAATCTATAAACTTTATACACCATAATCCCAATCATATGATCATAGGAGCAACAATTGAAAAAGGGGCTCAAGCAAGCTTCATGGAGAAAAAAGAAATGTTAAATTTAAAAAATACTGCTCCAAAATGGATGACAAATGCAAGAGTCTGCCATGAGTGGAGCGGAATAAGAGCTAAACCTATAAACGAGCCAGCTCCTTTATTAAAACAATTAGAACCAGGCTTATTAATTAATACAGGTCACTATAGAAATGGTGTTTTATTAGCTCCCGCTTGCGCTGAATGGGTTGGACTTACGATAAATGGACAATAA
- a CDS encoding shikimate dehydrogenase: MVPEQSHSNFESTTSKMVTITGKTNLVGLLGQPVNHSLSPIIHNAAYEEMGLDWCYVAMACESKNLEKVTKALRYLDCKGLNITIPHKQEVLKACNKLTEIANIIQAVNTLIPEKDNQWKGANTDVEGFLTPLKRHDLKDKNVVVLGCGGSSRAVVMGLNSLNIKKVTIIGRNKISLDIFVKSMSNLLSKRNISIEGINNKELNVSPYIQEADLIINATPIGMNSKNNKKENVPLGKEIWDCLSNKTILYDLIYTPRPTKWLKLGQQKNCFTIDGLDMLVEQGAFSIKLWSGFNDIPVQIMKSSAEKHLLL, translated from the coding sequence GTGGTTCCCGAACAGTCTCATAGCAATTTTGAATCAACAACATCAAAAATGGTCACTATCACTGGAAAAACTAATCTGGTAGGACTTCTTGGGCAACCAGTAAATCATTCACTTTCCCCAATTATCCACAATGCCGCATATGAAGAAATGGGACTTGACTGGTGTTATGTCGCAATGGCTTGCGAAAGTAAAAATCTAGAGAAAGTCACAAAAGCATTAAGGTATTTAGATTGCAAGGGATTGAATATCACTATTCCCCATAAGCAAGAAGTTTTAAAAGCTTGTAATAAATTAACTGAAATTGCTAATATCATCCAAGCCGTTAATACACTAATACCCGAAAAAGATAATCAATGGAAAGGCGCAAATACAGATGTAGAAGGATTCTTAACGCCATTGAAAAGACATGATTTGAAGGATAAGAATGTCGTGGTTTTAGGTTGCGGAGGCAGCTCTAGAGCAGTTGTCATGGGATTAAATAGTTTAAATATTAAAAAAGTAACAATAATTGGTCGGAACAAAATTTCTTTAGATATTTTTGTAAAAAGTATGAGTAATTTATTATCTAAGAGAAACATATCCATTGAGGGTATCAATAATAAAGAATTAAATGTTTCACCATATATTCAAGAAGCCGATTTAATTATTAATGCCACTCCAATAGGGATGAATAGCAAAAATAATAAAAAAGAAAATGTTCCTCTTGGTAAGGAAATATGGGACTGTCTCTCTAATAAAACTATTTTATACGATTTGATTTATACTCCAAGACCAACAAAATGGTTAAAACTTGGGCAACAAAAAAATTGTTTTACAATTGATGGTCTAGACATGCTTGTCGAACAAGGAGCTTTTTCAATAAAACTTTGGAGTGGTTTCAATGACATCCCTGTCCAGATAATGAAATCATCTGCAGAAAAACATTTATTGCTTTAA
- the purU gene encoding formyltetrahydrofolate deformylase: MNLKTVILQFICPDKPGLVSDLASWIAGKNGNIRHADHHTDADAKLFLSRIEWDLDGFLLDKNEIKSEVILLEKRLNGKAVLSFSDEFPNVAIFVSKQSHCLVDLLWRVKAGELCMNVPLVISNHSDLEEICSSFSIPFKLIKVDKNNKADSESKILDLLNEYKIDLGVLAKYMQILSSSFLENFPHLINIHHSFLPAFKGAQPYHQAWERGVKLIGATAHYVTKDLDAGPIIEQTISNVSHRDEVSDLIRKGRDLERVALARALRLHLRRQVIVYRGRTAVFI; the protein is encoded by the coding sequence GTGAACCTCAAAACAGTTATCTTGCAGTTCATTTGTCCTGATAAGCCAGGACTTGTAAGTGATTTGGCAAGTTGGATAGCAGGTAAAAATGGCAATATTAGGCACGCTGATCACCATACTGATGCAGATGCAAAATTGTTTTTAAGTCGTATTGAGTGGGATTTAGATGGATTTCTGCTTGATAAAAATGAAATTAAATCTGAGGTAATTTTACTGGAAAAGAGATTGAATGGAAAAGCCGTCTTGAGCTTTTCTGATGAATTTCCTAATGTTGCAATCTTTGTTAGCAAGCAGAGTCATTGTTTAGTTGATCTTTTATGGAGAGTTAAGGCAGGCGAATTATGTATGAATGTTCCTTTGGTTATCTCAAATCATTCAGATTTAGAGGAAATTTGTTCAAGTTTTTCTATTCCTTTTAAGCTCATAAAAGTAGATAAAAATAATAAAGCAGATTCAGAAAGTAAAATTTTAGATTTACTTAATGAGTACAAAATTGATCTAGGGGTTTTGGCTAAATATATGCAAATTTTAAGTAGTTCATTTTTAGAGAATTTTCCGCATTTAATTAATATCCATCATTCTTTTCTTCCTGCTTTTAAAGGTGCTCAACCATATCATCAAGCCTGGGAAAGAGGGGTGAAATTAATTGGTGCAACAGCTCATTATGTCACTAAGGATCTTGATGCGGGTCCCATAATTGAACAGACCATATCTAATGTGAGTCATCGTGATGAAGTATCTGATTTAATAAGAAAGGGTAGAGATTTGGAGCGAGTCGCTTTGGCAAGAGCTTTAAGATTGCATTTAAGACGACAAGTTATTGTTTATAGAGGTAGAACGGCTGTATTTATATGA
- the dnaK gene encoding molecular chaperone DnaK yields MGKVVGIDLGTTNSCVAVMEGGKPTVIANAEGFRTTPSVVAYTKNQDQLVGQIAKRQAVMNPENTFYSSKRFVGRRVDEVNDESKEVSYGVEKAGSNVKLKCPILDKQFSPEEVSAQVLRKLSDDAGKYLGETVTQAVITVPAYFNDSQRQATKDAGKIAGLEVLRIINEPTAAALAYGLDKKSNERILVFDLGGGTFDVSVLEVGDGVFEVLSTSGDTHLGGDDFDRVIVDHLASTFKGNEGIDLRQDKQALQRLTEAAEKAKIELSNATQSEINLPFITATPEGPKHLDLTLTRGKFEELASNLIDRCRVPVEQALKDAKLSTGEIDEIVMVGGSTRMPAVKELVKRVTTKDPNQTVNPDEVVAVGAAIQGGVLAGEVKDILLLDVTPLSLGVETLGGVMTKMISRNTTVPTKKAETYSTAVDGQTNVEIHVLQGEREMASDNKSLGTFRLDGIPPAPRGVPQIEVTFDIDANGILSVNAKDKGSGKEQSISITGASTLSDNEVDKMVKDAEMNASADKEKREKIDIKNQAETLVYQAEKQIGELGDKVDEAAKAKVEEKRVKLKEATDKDDYESMKSLVEELQQELYSLGASVYQQANAASQATDDSNSDSKDDGDEVIDADFTETK; encoded by the coding sequence ATGGGGAAGGTTGTCGGAATCGATCTAGGAACTACAAATAGTTGTGTAGCTGTTATGGAAGGCGGTAAGCCTACAGTAATAGCAAACGCTGAAGGATTTAGAACAACCCCATCTGTTGTTGCTTATACAAAAAATCAAGATCAGTTGGTCGGACAAATTGCTAAGCGTCAAGCGGTGATGAATCCGGAAAATACTTTTTATTCTTCAAAGAGATTTGTTGGTCGTAGAGTTGATGAAGTCAATGATGAATCAAAGGAAGTTAGTTACGGAGTTGAAAAAGCTGGCTCTAACGTCAAATTGAAATGCCCAATACTAGATAAACAGTTTTCTCCTGAAGAAGTTAGTGCTCAAGTTTTAAGAAAACTTTCTGATGATGCAGGTAAATATTTAGGAGAAACAGTTACACAAGCAGTAATTACTGTTCCGGCCTATTTCAATGATTCACAAAGACAAGCTACAAAAGACGCTGGAAAGATTGCAGGGTTAGAAGTACTCAGGATTATCAATGAGCCCACTGCTGCAGCGTTAGCCTATGGATTGGATAAAAAAAGTAATGAGAGGATATTGGTTTTTGATTTGGGTGGAGGTACTTTTGATGTATCTGTATTAGAAGTAGGTGATGGCGTTTTTGAAGTTCTTTCTACGTCTGGTGATACTCATTTAGGTGGGGATGATTTTGACAGAGTTATTGTTGATCATTTGGCTTCTACATTTAAAGGTAATGAAGGTATTGATTTACGCCAAGATAAACAAGCACTGCAACGTTTAACTGAAGCTGCTGAAAAAGCCAAGATTGAATTATCTAATGCTACTCAAAGTGAAATAAATCTTCCATTTATTACAGCTACCCCCGAAGGACCTAAGCATCTTGATTTGACCCTAACAAGAGGAAAATTTGAGGAACTGGCTTCAAACCTTATTGATCGTTGTAGGGTCCCTGTAGAACAAGCTTTGAAAGATGCAAAATTATCTACAGGAGAAATAGATGAGATTGTTATGGTTGGTGGCTCTACCCGAATGCCAGCAGTTAAAGAGTTAGTTAAAAGAGTCACTACTAAGGATCCAAATCAAACAGTTAATCCAGATGAAGTAGTAGCTGTTGGGGCTGCTATTCAAGGTGGAGTTCTTGCTGGGGAAGTTAAAGATATTTTGCTACTTGATGTAACTCCTTTATCTCTTGGGGTTGAAACTTTGGGTGGTGTGATGACAAAAATGATTTCAAGAAACACTACTGTTCCGACTAAGAAAGCTGAAACTTATTCAACTGCAGTTGATGGCCAAACGAATGTAGAAATACACGTTTTACAAGGTGAACGTGAGATGGCTTCTGACAACAAAAGTCTTGGAACATTCCGTTTAGATGGAATTCCTCCTGCTCCTCGAGGTGTTCCTCAAATTGAAGTAACTTTTGATATCGATGCTAATGGAATTTTAAGCGTCAATGCAAAAGATAAAGGTAGTGGTAAAGAACAAAGTATCTCTATTACTGGAGCATCTACTTTATCGGATAACGAAGTTGATAAAATGGTTAAAGATGCAGAAATGAATGCTTCTGCTGATAAAGAAAAACGTGAAAAAATTGATATTAAAAATCAAGCCGAAACACTTGTTTATCAGGCTGAAAAACAAATTGGTGAGCTAGGAGATAAAGTTGATGAAGCGGCAAAAGCAAAAGTCGAAGAGAAACGTGTCAAGTTGAAAGAGGCCACTGATAAAGATGATTATGAAAGCATGAAGTCTTTAGTTGAGGAGCTACAACAAGAATTGTATTCATTAGGTGCATCTGTATATCAACAAGCAAATGCTGCTTCTCAAGCTACTGATGATTCCAATTCAGACAGTAAAGACGATGGAGATGAGGTTATTGATGCTGACTTTACCGAGACAAAATAA
- a CDS encoding cytochrome B6: protein MFSHLYFIFTTNNDLQDLLIFGHNIEAWLIYVLIFFGLTSLAFVLVWIIGFLAESQSGQSIKQPWE from the coding sequence ATGTTTTCGCATCTTTATTTTATTTTTACTACAAATAATGATCTTCAAGATTTATTGATTTTTGGCCATAACATTGAAGCTTGGTTGATTTACGTTCTTATTTTTTTTGGGTTAACTTCTTTGGCTTTTGTTTTGGTATGGATTATAGGATTCTTAGCTGAAAGCCAATCAGGACAATCTATTAAGCAGCCATGGGAATGA
- a CDS encoding argininosuccinate synthase, with protein MGKAKKVVLAYSGGVDTSVCIPYLKKEYGVEQVIAFAADLGQGDELDQIKKKAISAGASQSLIGNLVKPFIEDFAFPAIRSNALYQGKYPLSTALARPLIAKKLVEIARELNADGVAHGCTGKGNDQVRFDVTIGALAPDLQLLTPAREWGMSRAETIAYGEKYGIVPPVSKKNPYSIDLNLLGRSIEAGPLEDPFEMPSDEVFGITSSIADSPEEPEIVDILFEKGYPVAIDGNQMDPVTLIKQANSLAGKHGFGRLDIIEDRVVGIKSREIYETPGLLLLIKAHQEIESLTLPADLLDTKSRLERQWADLVYKGFWFSPLKEALDGFINYSQTQVNGTVRIRLFKGNADVIGRNSKENSLYISDMSTYGSEDKFNHKSAEGFIYVWGLPSRIWSWINK; from the coding sequence ATGGGAAAGGCTAAAAAAGTTGTTTTGGCTTATTCAGGAGGAGTCGATACCAGCGTTTGTATTCCTTACTTGAAGAAGGAGTATGGAGTTGAGCAAGTAATTGCTTTTGCTGCAGATCTTGGTCAAGGCGATGAGCTTGATCAAATCAAAAAAAAGGCTATTTCAGCAGGAGCCTCACAATCTCTAATTGGCAATTTAGTAAAACCTTTTATTGAAGACTTTGCTTTTCCAGCAATTAGGTCTAATGCTTTATATCAAGGTAAATACCCTCTTTCAACGGCATTAGCTAGACCATTAATTGCAAAAAAACTTGTTGAAATTGCAAGGGAATTAAATGCTGATGGAGTTGCCCATGGGTGTACGGGTAAAGGCAATGATCAAGTTCGTTTTGATGTGACAATTGGGGCTTTAGCTCCTGATTTGCAATTGCTTACACCAGCACGGGAATGGGGTATGAGTCGTGCAGAAACGATTGCTTATGGAGAAAAATATGGAATAGTTCCTCCTGTTAGCAAAAAAAATCCTTATTCGATTGATTTGAATCTATTGGGGAGAAGCATTGAGGCGGGTCCTCTTGAAGATCCATTTGAAATGCCTTCAGATGAAGTTTTTGGCATTACTTCTTCTATTGCTGATTCACCCGAAGAGCCTGAGATTGTTGATATTTTGTTTGAAAAAGGTTATCCAGTTGCAATTGATGGAAATCAAATGGATCCAGTGACACTGATTAAACAGGCTAATAGCCTTGCAGGAAAGCATGGCTTTGGACGTTTGGATATTATTGAAGACAGAGTTGTAGGAATTAAAAGTCGAGAAATTTATGAAACACCTGGATTGCTTTTATTGATAAAAGCTCATCAAGAAATTGAAAGTTTAACTTTACCAGCAGATTTATTAGATACTAAATCTAGATTAGAAAGACAGTGGGCTGACTTGGTTTATAAAGGTTTTTGGTTTAGTCCTTTAAAAGAAGCTTTGGATGGATTTATTAATTATTCTCAAACGCAAGTTAATGGAACAGTAAGGATTAGGCTTTTCAAGGGTAATGCAGATGTTATTGGTCGAAATTCAAAAGAAAATAGTTTGTACATTTCAGATATGTCTACTTATGGAAGTGAGGATAAGTTCAACCACAAATCAGCTGAGGGATTTATTTATGTATGGGGTTTACCAAGTCGAATTTGGTCTTGGATAAACAAATAA
- a CDS encoding Tic20 family protein: protein MPSLGARILGVLLYMIPWTDSLTFGNHLYIKYPFIQIIQIPAIPIILIERSIPFGSFLLFLAIFLGLVRNTKVSYFLRFNALQSLIINIGIIIISFILEIIFSPFANSLIVRTISSTLLISLFSVIVYCVWSCTQGNEPDLPGISEATKMQL from the coding sequence ATGCCCTCTTTAGGAGCAAGAATATTGGGAGTTCTCCTATATATGATCCCATGGACTGATTCTCTTACATTTGGGAATCATTTATATATAAAATATCCTTTTATTCAAATCATTCAAATACCCGCTATTCCAATTATCTTAATTGAAAGATCAATACCTTTTGGAAGTTTCTTATTATTTTTAGCTATCTTTCTTGGACTAGTCAGAAATACTAAAGTATCTTATTTTTTACGTTTTAACGCACTTCAATCATTGATAATAAATATTGGAATAATTATAATTAGTTTTATTTTAGAAATTATTTTTAGTCCTTTTGCTAACTCATTAATAGTCAGAACAATTTCTAGTACTTTATTAATAAGTCTTTTTTCAGTGATTGTTTATTGTGTTTGGTCTTGCACACAAGGAAACGAACCTGATTTGCCAGGGATAAGCGAAGCGACAAAAATGCAATTGTGA
- a CDS encoding HAD family hydrolase: MGLRLLHLNLHGLIRSHDLELGRDADTGGQTLYVLELVKGLAARPEVEKVELITRLIIDRRVSSDYSNPVEQVSSCAEIIRLPFGPKRYIRKELLWPYLDDLADQIVQRLQKENNLPDWIHAHYADAGYVGALVSRRLGLPLVFTGHSLGREKLRRLLAAGIDHDQIEQTYSISKRIDAEELALAHSNLLITSTKQESDEQYSRYGRFSKKNIEIIPPGVDLNRFHATNSNLKDEEKELNILFKPFLRDLNLPPLLAISRAVRRKNIPALIETYGRSTILQQRHNLILILGCREDSRQLDKQQREVFQQVFELVDKYNLYGKVAYPKQHKREQIPSIYRWAANRNGLFVNPALTEPFGLTLLEAAACGLPMVTTDDGGPRDILSRCENGLLVDVSDLEAIRDGLETAGSNSSVWKTWSNNGVEGVSRHFSWDAHVCNYIALMQKRLKFLAPRHWSFGNPSETSPIGKKLILLDLDNYLEQSEGLSILKNQLKEHSLNDLVELGILTGRSIKAARYRYAETKLPKPAVWICQAGTEIYYGDENKSDIFWQDSITVDWNRKGVEKILFDLKDYLELQSTENQGPYKVSYLLKEPSDAILPLVRKRLRQSGLAASPHLKCHWYLDIVPLRASRAEAIRFLTLRWGLSLEKVLVVASQQGDAELISGLTTSVIPYEHDSSLDGFRSQQRVFFSDAQDGVLDGLRHFKFF, translated from the coding sequence TGAAAAAGTTGAATTAATCACCAGATTAATTATTGATAGGAGAGTATCTTCTGATTACTCAAATCCTGTCGAACAAGTATCAAGTTGTGCGGAAATTATTCGATTACCTTTTGGTCCTAAACGTTATATCAGGAAAGAATTATTATGGCCTTATTTAGATGATTTAGCGGATCAAATAGTTCAAAGATTACAGAAAGAAAATAACCTGCCTGATTGGATTCATGCTCATTATGCGGATGCTGGTTATGTTGGTGCATTGGTTAGTAGAAGATTAGGTTTACCATTAGTTTTTACTGGCCATTCGTTAGGTCGGGAAAAACTTAGAAGATTATTGGCTGCTGGAATAGATCATGATCAAATAGAGCAAACTTATTCAATTAGCAAAAGAATTGATGCAGAAGAATTAGCTTTAGCACATTCAAACTTACTCATTACAAGCACTAAGCAGGAATCTGATGAACAGTACTCTCGTTATGGAAGATTTAGTAAAAAAAATATAGAAATAATTCCACCTGGTGTTGATCTAAATCGTTTTCATGCAACAAATTCTAATTTAAAGGATGAAGAAAAAGAATTAAATATACTGTTCAAACCTTTTTTGCGAGATTTAAATCTTCCTCCTCTCTTAGCTATATCCCGAGCAGTAAGGAGAAAAAATATTCCTGCGTTGATTGAAACCTATGGACGTTCTACAATTTTGCAGCAAAGACATAATCTAATTTTAATTTTAGGCTGTCGAGAAGATTCACGCCAGCTTGATAAACAGCAAAGAGAAGTATTTCAGCAAGTTTTTGAATTGGTTGATAAATATAATTTATATGGAAAAGTTGCTTATCCAAAACAACATAAAAGAGAGCAAATCCCATCTATTTATCGTTGGGCTGCAAATAGAAATGGATTATTTGTTAATCCTGCTTTAACTGAACCATTTGGTTTGACATTATTGGAAGCTGCTGCGTGCGGTCTACCGATGGTGACTACTGATGATGGTGGTCCAAGGGATATTCTTTCTCGTTGTGAGAATGGTTTACTTGTAGATGTATCTGATTTAGAAGCGATTAGAGATGGTTTAGAGACTGCTGGTTCAAACTCTTCAGTATGGAAAACTTGGAGTAACAATGGAGTTGAAGGAGTAAGCAGGCATTTTAGTTGGGATGCTCATGTTTGTAATTACATTGCATTGATGCAGAAGCGTCTTAAATTTCTTGCACCTCGACATTGGTCATTTGGGAATCCTAGTGAAACTAGTCCTATTGGTAAAAAACTAATTTTGCTTGATTTAGATAACTACCTTGAGCAATCAGAAGGTTTATCAATATTGAAAAATCAGCTAAAAGAGCATTCATTGAATGATCTTGTTGAATTGGGAATTTTAACTGGAAGATCAATTAAAGCTGCTCGTTATCGATATGCAGAAACAAAACTACCCAAACCTGCAGTTTGGATATGCCAAGCTGGTACTGAAATTTATTATGGTGATGAAAATAAATCAGATATTTTTTGGCAGGATTCAATAACTGTTGATTGGAATCGTAAAGGTGTAGAAAAGATTTTGTTTGATTTAAAAGATTACTTAGAGCTTCAATCAACTGAAAATCAAGGTCCTTATAAGGTTAGTTATTTATTAAAAGAACCTAGTGATGCAATTTTACCGTTAGTACGAAAAAGACTTAGGCAATCTGGACTTGCTGCTTCTCCTCATCTGAAATGTCATTGGTATTTAGATATTGTGCCTTTGCGAGCATCACGTGCAGAAGCCATAAGATTTTTAACTTTACGTTGGGGATTGTCTTTAGAAAAAGTTCTTGTTGTAGCAAGTCAGCAAGGTGATGCTGAGTTGATAAGTGGATTGACTACTAGTGTTATTCCCTATGAGCATGATTCATCATTAGATGGATTTAGATCGCAACAAAGAGTTTTCTTTTCTGATGCTCAAGATGGAGTTCTAGATGGTTTAAGACATTTTAAATTTTTTTAG
- the mraY gene encoding phospho-N-acetylmuramoyl-pentapeptide-transferase, whose product MSTLISFDYYYKNSNLTIPFVITTLVSSIITLLAIPKLKKIKIKQIIREEGPKNHFLKKGTPTMGGIFFVPIGVIISNLIYFNKEDYKVILTLSFVIISFLLIGFIDDFLSLKKQLNTGLKFNQKINLQTFISLIFIIICASNNLLPNSIQIANEIFYIGNIIYPLGIFVLLAESNSTNLTDGLDGLLSGCSVLILTGLAITILIENPNNNLTLAPLCIVMAGACMGFLFLNNYPAKIFMGDSGSLAIGAALGGIALLSDNLWSLLIMGGILAAESISVIIQVSIFKISKLLKGKGHKLFLMTPLHHHFELKGNNEIVIVGSFWLVTLLLVIINLIFFINT is encoded by the coding sequence TTGAGTACTCTTATCTCTTTTGATTATTACTACAAAAATAGTAATTTAACTATTCCTTTTGTAATTACAACTCTTGTATCATCAATAATTACTCTTCTAGCTATACCCAAATTAAAAAAAATTAAAATCAAGCAAATTATTAGAGAAGAGGGGCCAAAAAATCATTTTCTTAAGAAAGGTACTCCAACAATGGGTGGAATATTCTTTGTTCCTATTGGAGTAATAATAAGCAACCTTATATATTTCAATAAAGAAGATTACAAAGTTATTTTGACTTTAAGCTTTGTTATTATATCTTTTCTTCTAATTGGATTTATAGATGATTTTCTTAGTTTAAAAAAACAATTAAATACTGGCCTAAAATTTAACCAAAAAATAAATTTACAAACTTTTATTAGCCTTATTTTTATAATTATTTGTGCATCAAATAATTTATTGCCTAACAGTATTCAAATAGCTAATGAAATTTTTTATATAGGAAATATAATTTACCCTTTAGGAATATTTGTATTATTAGCTGAAAGTAATTCAACCAATTTAACGGATGGTTTAGATGGTTTATTGAGTGGCTGTAGCGTATTAATTTTAACAGGACTTGCTATTACTATTTTAATAGAAAATCCAAATAATAATTTGACGCTAGCTCCTCTTTGCATAGTAATGGCTGGAGCTTGCATGGGATTTCTTTTTCTCAACAACTATCCTGCAAAAATATTTATGGGTGATTCAGGGTCTTTAGCTATAGGAGCAGCTCTAGGAGGTATAGCTTTATTATCTGATAATCTTTGGTCTCTTTTAATTATGGGAGGAATACTAGCAGCAGAGTCTATCTCAGTAATAATTCAAGTCAGTATTTTTAAAATCTCCAAGCTGTTAAAAGGAAAAGGTCATAAATTATTTTTAATGACACCTTTACATCACCATTTTGAACTTAAAGGTAACAATGAGATTGTAATTGTAGGTAGCTTTTGGTTGGTTACATTATTGTTAGTGATAATAAATTTAATTTTTTTCATTAATACCTAA
- a CDS encoding DUF3134 domain-containing protein, whose protein sequence is MSDLEKINLSGLDGINPALTRYGRQEPAPVLPLREEPDLLSWLETSGRLVSDEDSNDQEISTVEEEELSALMGEKEDYKAEEEPTDEEWED, encoded by the coding sequence ATGAGCGATCTAGAAAAAATCAATTTATCTGGTTTAGACGGAATTAACCCAGCATTAACACGCTATGGCAGACAAGAACCTGCTCCTGTTTTGCCACTTAGAGAAGAACCCGACTTATTATCTTGGTTAGAAACGAGTGGAAGATTAGTTTCTGATGAAGATTCAAATGATCAAGAAATAAGTACAGTGGAAGAAGAAGAGCTTTCAGCTTTAATGGGAGAAAAAGAAGACTATAAAGCTGAAGAAGAACCAACAGATGAAGAATGGGAAGACTAA
- the rpsF gene encoding 30S ribosomal protein S6 codes for MSEKPYYETMYILRPDIPEEEVDSHLKKYSEILEKSGTEVLDSQMRGKRRLAYPIAKHKEGIYVQLSHKGNGQQVASLERAMRLSEDVIRYLTVKQDGPLPSPKSTSKDDEQEKSETEKDEIKPSEDKTESTAKDEKKEDSKE; via the coding sequence ATGTCTGAAAAACCTTATTACGAAACCATGTACATTCTTCGTCCGGACATACCGGAAGAAGAAGTTGATAGCCATTTAAAAAAATATAGTGAAATTCTTGAAAAGTCAGGAACTGAGGTATTAGATAGTCAAATGAGAGGCAAAAGAAGACTTGCTTATCCCATTGCAAAACATAAAGAGGGAATATATGTGCAATTAAGCCATAAAGGCAATGGGCAGCAAGTTGCAAGCCTAGAGAGAGCTATGAGATTAAGTGAAGATGTTATTCGTTACCTCACGGTTAAACAAGATGGTCCTTTACCTAGTCCAAAATCCACATCTAAAGATGATGAACAAGAGAAATCTGAAACTGAAAAAGATGAAATAAAACCTTCTGAAGACAAAACCGAATCAACTGCCAAAGACGAGAAAAAAGAAGACTCCAAGGAATAA